Proteins encoded in a region of the Triticum dicoccoides isolate Atlit2015 ecotype Zavitan chromosome 3A, WEW_v2.0, whole genome shotgun sequence genome:
- the LOC119273014 gene encoding flowering-promoting factor 1-like protein 2, with protein sequence MSGVWVFRNGVVKLVENHPASAAGPPGGGAVRRKALLHTPTGEVVASYASLERKLLALGWERYYAGGGGAAGDCMLRFHKRSSVDLISLPKDFGQFSSVHMYDVVIKNRDAFRVIDV encoded by the coding sequence ATGTCTGGCGTGTGGGTGTTCCGCAACGGGGTGGTGAAGCTGGTGGAGAACCACCCGGCGTCGGCGGCGGGACCTCCCGGCGGCGGGGCGGTCCGGCGCAAGGCGCTGCTGCACACGCCCACGGGGGAGGTGGTCGCCTCCTACGCCTCGCTGGAGCGCAAGCTCCTCGCGCTCGGCTGGGAGCGCTACTACGCCGGCGGGGGTGGCGCCGCCGGCGACTGCATGCTCAGGTTCCACAAGCGCTCCTCCGTCGACCTCATCTCCCTCCCCAAGGACTTCGGCCAGTTCAGCTCCGTCCACATGTACGACGTCGTCATCAAGAATCGCGACGCCTTCCGCGTCATCGACGTCTAG